The window TCCGGTTAATCCGGCGGGACCGGTTGGGCCTGTGTCTCCGGTCAATCCGATAGGACCAGTTGGGCCTGTATCTCCGGTCGGGCCTGTATCTCCGGTCAGACCAATGGGGCCGGTTGGACCCGTGTCTCCTGTTAATCCGATGGGACCGGTTGGGCCGGTCGCTCCGGTCGGGCCTGTATCTCCTGTTGGACCTGTCGGGCCGGTATCTCCTGTCAGGCCGATGGGACCAGTTGGGCCCGTGTCTCCGGTCAATCCGATGGGACCGGTTGGGCCGGTATCTCCGGTTGGGCCGGTATCTCCTGTCAGACCAATGGGGCCCGTTGGCCCCGTATCTCCTGTCAATCCAATAGGACCGGTTGGACCGGTATCTCCTGCCAATCCGATAGGACCGGTCGGGCCTGTGTCTCCGGTTGGACCTATGGGACCGGTTGGGCCCGTGTCTCCCGTCAGACCAATGGGACCGGTTGGGCCGGTTGCCCCGGTTGCTCCTATGGGCCCCGTTGCTCCTGTTGCTCCGATTGGGCCGGTTGCTCCTGTCGCTCCGATCGGGCCTGTTGGACCCGTTGCTCCTATTGGGCCCGTTGGGCCGGTTGCCCCGGTTGCTCCTATGGGACCCGTCGGGCCCGTTGCTCCTGTTGCTCCTATTGGGCCCGTTGGGCCGGTTGCTCCTGTCGCTCCGATCGGGCCCGTTGGGCCGGTTGCTCCGATTGGTCCCGTAGGACCCGTTGCTCCTGTCGCTCCTATTGGGCCCGTTGGGCCGGTTGCCCCTATTGGACCCGTTGGGCCTGTCGCCCCGATTGGACCCGTTGGGCCTGTCGCTCCTATTGGGCCCGTTGGGCCGGTCGCTCCTATTGGGCCCGTTGGGCCTGTAGGCCCTGGACAGCCTCTAGGCCCTGTCGGGCCTGGGCAACCCCTCGGTCCTTGACAACCCCTGGGTCCCGTTGGCCCTGTGGAGCCACAATTGCAGCAACGACGACAACCAGAATAATAATTATCATCAGAATCATAACGACAATTCATATGGACTTCCCCTTCACAAATGATTTCTTATATATCCAAACATTATAAAGAATTCTATATCCTTTATATTTTAGAATATGTCCAGCTGTACACGTCTGTTAATTTTCGATCAGTTGGAACCTTTTCAGGAATTTACTATTAAAAAATCAGAAGAACTCATTATCCCAAGTTGGTATTATGGATTGGTATATCATTTGTAAGAGAATAAAAATAGATTATATAGATAAATAAGGGAAGTTAAATTTACATCCTTTTCTTAAAATATTATTCGCCCAGCAATTAACAACAGATCGATAAATCTTAATCAGCGTTTTATCCTTTAGAACTGCTCCGTCATTCCTTCATGTGATTGATTATTCTGCCTTTTTGTATCTGCCCGGAACCATATTGTGTTCCGGGATATCCAAACATCAATGTTGTGTTTTAATTGCTTTTATCAGCTTCAAAAGTAAATTGCTATTTGAATGATAAACGGATCATGTATCTTGGATCTAAACTTAGTTATTTTATTAATAAAGAAGGGGAAATATAAATGTATGCAACTATACATCCAATAGAATCATTCGATGCTTCTATCAGAACAGAAATCAAATACAAAGCATGGAAGGTTGTTGACAATTTGACTCAGCTGACTTTTAAAGTCAGCGCAGATAATTCAGCAGATCCTATATTTAAAATAATTACTTCTCTCCTGATATTCTAATTTATGCTGGTAATAGAAATCCTTTCATTGCTTATATCTAAAAAAGATTAAATATATGTGTTCCGATACATACGTTTAAATCCAAATCAAATTTCCTGTTTATATTGGGAAAGTTCCAGTGAAATGACAGATGTGCCAAGAGGCAGAGGACTATCCGTTTTCATTGATAAGTCCGGGTATGATATATTCCGGAATACCGTTGAAAACAAATATATGGAAGGTGATTGCCCCTCACTCACCTTAATATAACTCAAAAACACATACTCAATAACAGTCAAGAAATTAGCAAAAGAATTATGATAAAGATGTTCCCCGATCTTAACAGGATTACTGACAGCATACAAACTATAATCACTCATACCCGCCAACAAATTGCTTTGTAGATTTGTAATAGAAACTAATTTTACCTTCTTCAAATGAAGCAACTGCAAAGTATCCTTAATTTTCTGCACATTTCCTGACAAAGAAATCACAATCACCAGATCATCAGGTCCAAGGTTTTTTGACAGCATATAAAGTTCATCGCTGGCGCCCACATAATAAATATATTTATTCATCTGCACAAATAAACGCTGCATTTCCATTGCACAATGACTCTGCGCCTGCCCTGTCCCATAGACAACATTTTGTGACTTACGGATTTCCTTTGCAATTTTAAGCAGATTCGCAGATGACTCTACCTGCTGGCATGTGTTCAGAAAATCATTTCTAATGTCTGATTCATTTAATTTTTCATAATTTTTATTAATGGCTTCAATCAGCATGATGCTACCTCATTGTTAATATTTCTTTCATAGTATCATGTTCATCCACAGATAATTCATCGCCTTCAAACGCCTTGTTCTCTGCAATTTTACGGCATGCAGTGAAAACCTCCTTTTCCCTGGTATTCATTACCTGGTTTGCTCTTGTATAATTGATATCGGAATGCTTTACAACAGTATCCGGTAAAAGATAATACTTTAAATACGTATTTGGCAGCGTATCCGGATCAACCGCATAAATGTCTTTTGCCATACGGTAAGTTTCATTCCAGCTGGAAGCTCCATGCTGTTTAGCCCCATCATCATCTGATGGAACAAAATATCCCTTGTCTTTCACATATTCTTTTAATTCAGGCATTAAATCTTTTCCGTCTTTGCTCCTCACGCCATACCACCAGCCAAAATGATTTAATCCATAATACAGGGTAATGATATCACTGCGTTTTTCATAACCTAAAATTTTTAACATATTATTTTCAATGCTGATGGGCATATCACAAATATTAAGAATCTTTGCTTTTGGACGCAGCCTTCAGGTAGCTTCTGCTACAATGGCAGCCGGATTGGAATAGTTAAGAGGCCACGCGTCCGGTGAATATTTTTCCATGTAATCAACCAGATCCAAAACACCCTGAATAGAACGCATTCCATACGCTATTCCGCCTGGGCCGCATGTTTCCTGGCCGACAACGCCGTATTTCAGAGGAATCTTTTCATCCATGAATAACATAGCACACGGACATATAAAAAAGCAGCCCTGCAGACGCTTTCGGTACAAGGTATGTAATATCCCAAATAAAAAAAGGGTGAAGCCACCCAAAATGGCTTCACCCCATAACCCTAACAATCGCCTCTCTCACATTTCTGACACCAATCACCCGCATCCCTTCCACCTTCCCCATCTTTTCCAGGGAGATTTCCGGCATCACGCAGGTATTAAATCCCAGCTTCTTCGCCTCACTCACTCTCTGCTGTGCCATGGACACGGCCCGCACCTCTCCGGCCAATCCCACTTCTCCAAAAATAATGGTTTTCGGATCAACGGCTTTATCCTTCATGCTGGACACGATCGCCATTATAATGGCTAAATCCAGAGCCGGTTCATTCATCCGCAGACCGCCTGTAATGTTCACATAAGCATCAAAATGAGATAAATCGTAATGGCATCGTTTTTCTAAAACAGCCATCAGTAAGTTTACCCTGTTATAATCCGTACCCGCGGCAGTACGCCTTGGCATACCAAAAGCCGTTGGAGTAACCAGGGCCTGAACCTCCAAAAGCATGGGCCTTGTCCCCTCCATGGAACAGGCCACCACTGCACCTGAGGCATCCTCCGGCCTTCCGCTCAGCATGTATTCCGAAGGATTCTTCACCTGGGAAAGCCCGCTTTCAACCATTTCAAAAACACCGATCTCATTGGTAGATCCAAAACGATTCTTCACTCCGCGAATGATCCTGTAAGAAGCGCTTCTGTCTCCCTCAAAATACAAAACCGTATCAACCATATGTTCCAGAACTCTTGGACCGGCCACCACTCCTTCTTTTGTCACATGCCCTACGATGAATATGGCAATTCCGGCTCCCTTGGCGATCTGCATCAGGATATTGGTGGATTCTCTCACCTGGCTGACACTTCCGGGGGCGGAAGAGATTTCTTCCCGGAACATGGTCTGTATGGAGTCGATGATCACCACATCAGGCTTTTCTTCTTCAATGGCCCCTTCAATCACTTCCAGGCTGGTTTCGCAAAGAAACAACAAATCCCCCTTTACTTCCCCGATCCGGTTCGCCCGCAGCTTAATCTGCTTTAAGGATTCCTCTCCGGATATGTAAAGGACCTTCCTGCTGTCGGCCGCCAGATTGCGGCATACCTGTAAGAGCAGGGTGGACTTTCCGATGCCGGGATCACCGCCTACCAGTACAAGAGAGCCTTTCACAACTCCCCCGCCCAAAACCCGGTCCAGCTCTTCATATCCGGTTTTCATCCGGTCCTGCTCGTCCAAGTGGATCTCAGACAACCGGGACGGCTTGACATGAATGGGATTTGCGGCAGACCTTACTCCGCTTCCACTGATCCCCCGCTTAGCAGCCGGTTCCTTTTTCCCGGAGGGCTCTTCCACAAATGTATTCCATTCCTTACAGCCCGGGCACTGCCCCAGCCACTTTGCTGATTCATATCCGCATTCCTTGCAGAAAAATGCGGTCGTTTTCCCCTTTGCCATAGGAATTTCCTCCTGACATAAAAAGCCTGGGTCCGGCTCTTTACAAAAGAGCCGAACCCAGCTTCTCATCCTGTTATTTTCGTTTGATTCTCACTGCCACAGGCGTTTCTTCATTCAGTTCCACGCTGATGGAGAGCTTTCCGCTCATGTTTGTTCTCATACCACCCACGGAAGCATCAGCCACATATACCTCATACTCAGTATCCTCTGCCAGCTGAATGGTCAGCTGGGCATCCTTGTCGCCTTCTACCAAAAATTCCACACCATCATCAGATACGCTGAAATTCATGGCAGCCGTTCCCGGTACGGATTCGTATACGAACATGCCGTTACGTTCCAGCTTGGTTATCTCGTAAAAGGTCTTTACTTTATATAAATCGCCATCGTGCTCAAAATCCTGCAATTTTGACTTTGTCTTTAATTTGTAATTCCCAAAACTGATCGTCCCGTCTTGCTCTGTGCGGATTAATTCTTCAATTACCGGCATTGGTTTGCCCTCCTAGTATTTTGTTTACTTATCCCTTTTTGCGATGAACAGATGATTTCGCTTGTAGCTATTATACACGAATTGATATAAAATGGCTAGCTATTTTACCAGCTCCTTAACAGAAAATTTTAGTCCGTCCTCACCTGCAGTCACAACGACTTCATCTCCTGTTTTTACCGTTCCATTTAAAATCTCTTCTGCCAGCTTATCCTCCAGGCAGTTCTGAATGGTACGCCTTAATGGCCTTGCGCCGTATTTCTGATCATAGCCTTTATTGATCAGGTATTCCTTGGCCTCTTCTTCGACCATCAGGGTGATGCTCATCTGCTCTGAAGTCCGCTTCATAATATCCTTCATCATGATGGTCACGATATCCTTCATGTGGGTCTTATTCAACGGATGGAATACGATGATCTCATCGATCCTGTTAATGAATTCCGGCTTAAACAGACGCTTTACTTCCTCCATTACCCGGTCCTTCATGATCTTATAATCAGCCTTTTCATCGGCCACCGCCCCAAAGCCCAGGCGTTTGGGTGATATGATGCTCTCTGCCCCTGCATTAGAGGTCATGATGATGACGGTATTCTTAAAATCAATTTTCCGGCCCTGAGCATCCGTAATATGACCGTCATCCAATACCTGGAGCAAGATGTTGAACACATCCGGATGCGCCTTTTCAATCTCGTCAAATAAAATTACGGAGTAGGGATTCCTGCGGACCTTTTCGCTGAGCTGTCCGCCTTCGTCATAGCCTACGTATCCTGGAGGCGAGCCGATCATCTTGGAAACGCTGTGTTTCTCCATGTATTCAGACATGTCTACCCGGATCAAAGCATTTTCCGTCCCAAACATTGCCTCGGAAAGAGCCTTGGAAAGCTCGGTCTTACCCACGCCTGTGGGACCTAAAAACAGGAAGGAACCAATGGGGCGTTTGGGATCCTTAAGACCTACTCTTCCCCGGCGTATGGCCTTTGATACGGCGGTGACCGCTTCCTCCTGACCGATCACCCGTTCATGAAGGATGGTTTCAAGATTACGGAGACGTTCGCTCTCCCCTTCTTCCAGCTTTCTGACGGGAATCTTGGTCCAGCTGGATACCACATCAGCAATCTCTCCCTCATCTACAATAAGGTTCTTTGAAGTTTTTTCCTTCTGCCACCGTTCCCGGATCTTTTCTATTTTTTCCCGTTTCTTTTCCTGCTTCCTCTTAATAGTCCCTGCCTTTTCATAGGCTTCCGCCTTGATGGCAGCTTCCTTCTGATCCTCCAGCTGCTCAATCTCAGCTTCCAGCTCCTTGATCTCCGCAGGCTCCACAAATGTGGTTAAGCGCACCTTTGAGGAGGCCTCGTCAATGACATCAATGGCCTTATCAGGAAGGAAGCGGTCATTGATATACCTGGAAGACAGTTTTACCGCAGCCTTTAAGGCATCGTCCGTAATAGTCACCCTATGGTGGTCCTCATACCGTCCCTTAAGCCCTCTTAATATGCTGACAGCGGCTTCCTCGGAAGGTTCCTCCACTGTAACCGGCTGAAAGCGCCGTTCCAGGGCAGAATCCTTCTCAATGTATTTCCGGTACTCTTCAATGGTAGTTGCACCGATCAGCTGCAGTTCCCCTCTTGCCAGAGACGGCTTTAAAATGTTGGAAGCATCAATGGCACCTTCCGCTCCGCCTGCACCGATAATCGTGTGGATCTCATCAATGAACAGAAGAACGTCCCCATCTTCGATCACCTCGGCAATCACCTTTTTGATTCTCTCTTCAAATTCTCCCCTGTATTTGGAACCGGCCACCATGCCGGATAAATCCAGGGTCAAAAGCCGTTTTCCTGCAATGGTTTCAGGTACATCACCTCCTGTTATCATCTGCGCTAAGCCTTCCACAACTGCGGTCTTACCTACTCCAGGCTCTCCGATCAGGCACGGGTTATTCTTGGTCCTGCGGCTTAAGATCTGGATCAGGCGCTTGATCTCTGATTCCCTTCCAATGACCGGATCAAGCTTTCCCTTT of the Lacrimispora indolis DSM 755 genome contains:
- a CDS encoding BclA C-terminal domain-containing protein, with translation MNCRYDSDDNYYSGCRRCCNCGSTGPTGPRGCQGPRGCPGPTGPRGCPGPTGPTGPIGATGPTGPIGATGPTGPIGATGPTGPIGATGPTGPIGATGATGPTGPIGATGPTGPIGATGATGPTGPIGATGATGPTGPIGATGATGPTGPIGATGPTGPIGATGATGPIGATGATGPIGATGATGPTGPIGLTGDTGPTGPIGPTGDTGPTGPIGLAGDTGPTGPIGLTGDTGPTGPIGLTGDTGPTGDTGPTGPIGLTGDTGPTGPIGLTGDTGPTGPTGDTGPTGATGPTGPIGLTGDTGPTGPIGLTGDTGPTGDTGPTGPIGLTGDTGPTGPAGLTGDTGPTGPIGLTGDTGPTGPIGLTGDTGPTGDTGPTGPIGLTGDTGPTGPIGLTGDTGPTGPIGPTGDTGPTGPIGLTGDTGPTGPTGDTGPTGPIGLTGDTGPTGPIGLTGDTGPTGPIGLTGDTGPTGPTGPTGPTGPIGLTGDTGPTGPTGPTGPIGLAGDTGPTGPIGLTGDTGPTGPTGTIISPVIGFAENNTGDDVTINLVTPTIIPLPDEQTLSPEITANGTNTIFTVNEAGLYRIAYYVNIVTPDSFASELLINGTAFVPSIVDVGGDINSTSTEVFVTLAAGDTVSLALLGEPATLSLSTGSGAVLVIQQIGLT
- a CDS encoding ATP-dependent Clp protease ATP-binding subunit, which gives rise to MIDRFTTKARTAINLAVQSAERLGHSYVGTEHLLIGLLEEGSGVASRVLEENGVKEEKVLNLISQLIAPDQSLHLKEDGGYTPGARRVLENSYREAVRFKANLIGTEHLLISIIRDNDCVASRLLNTIGISIQKLYIDVLSAMGEDAPANKEELMKSPKAKGSTPTLDSYSRDLTELAAKGKLDPVIGRESEIKRLIQILSRRTKNNPCLIGEPGVGKTAVVEGLAQMITGGDVPETIAGKRLLTLDLSGMVAGSKYRGEFEERIKKVIAEVIEDGDVLLFIDEIHTIIGAGGAEGAIDASNILKPSLARGELQLIGATTIEEYRKYIEKDSALERRFQPVTVEEPSEEAAVSILRGLKGRYEDHHRVTITDDALKAAVKLSSRYINDRFLPDKAIDVIDEASSKVRLTTFVEPAEIKELEAEIEQLEDQKEAAIKAEAYEKAGTIKRKQEKKREKIEKIRERWQKEKTSKNLIVDEGEIADVVSSWTKIPVRKLEEGESERLRNLETILHERVIGQEEAVTAVSKAIRRGRVGLKDPKRPIGSFLFLGPTGVGKTELSKALSEAMFGTENALIRVDMSEYMEKHSVSKMIGSPPGYVGYDEGGQLSEKVRRNPYSVILFDEIEKAHPDVFNILLQVLDDGHITDAQGRKIDFKNTVIIMTSNAGAESIISPKRLGFGAVADEKADYKIMKDRVMEEVKRLFKPEFINRIDEIIVFHPLNKTHMKDIVTIMMKDIMKRTSEQMSITLMVEEEAKEYLINKGYDQKYGARPLRRTIQNCLEDKLAEEILNGTVKTGDEVVVTAGEDGLKFSVKELVK
- the radA gene encoding DNA repair protein RadA produces the protein MAKGKTTAFFCKECGYESAKWLGQCPGCKEWNTFVEEPSGKKEPAAKRGISGSGVRSAANPIHVKPSRLSEIHLDEQDRMKTGYEELDRVLGGGVVKGSLVLVGGDPGIGKSTLLLQVCRNLAADSRKVLYISGEESLKQIKLRANRIGEVKGDLLFLCETSLEVIEGAIEEEKPDVVIIDSIQTMFREEISSAPGSVSQVRESTNILMQIAKGAGIAIFIVGHVTKEGVVAGPRVLEHMVDTVLYFEGDRSASYRIIRGVKNRFGSTNEIGVFEMVESGLSQVKNPSEYMLSGRPEDASGAVVACSMEGTRPMLLEVQALVTPTAFGMPRRTAAGTDYNRVNLLMAVLEKRCHYDLSHFDAYVNITGGLRMNEPALDLAIIMAIVSSMKDKAVDPKTIIFGEVGLAGEVRAVSMAQQRVSEAKKLGFNTCVMPEISLEKMGKVEGMRVIGVRNVREAIVRVMG
- a CDS encoding SIS domain-containing protein; translated protein: MLIEAINKNYEKLNESDIRNDFLNTCQQVESSANLLKIAKEIRKSQNVVYGTGQAQSHCAMEMQRLFVQMNKYIYYVGASDELYMLSKNLGPDDLVIVISLSGNVQKIKDTLQLLHLKKVKLVSITNLQSNLLAGMSDYSLYAVSNPVKIGEHLYHNSFANFLTVIEYVFLSYIKVSEGQSPSIYLFSTVFRNISYPDLSMKTDSPLPLGTSVISLELSQYKQEI